The genomic DNA GCCCTCAGCTGGCACCATAGCGCCTTGATCTACCATTTTTACTATCTCATCAAGTTTTAAATTCTTAACATTTGGGCCATAAGGACGAGTGAGAATTTCAACCACACCAAGGTCGTTTATATCATAAATGCTGCTGTTAAAATACCAGCCGTAGCCGACGTTATCAAAATAATATGTCTTATCGCCGTTTGCATAAACCGCTCCGTAGCCATCGTTTCTTACAAGGCCGATCTTTCGCCACTGCTCTTTTGTATCAAGCCTTACGATAGACGTGTGGCGTGAGCTTAGGCTGTGATCATTTTTTGTGTTGTGCCAAATTTCATAGGTTTTTAGAAAATATGTCTTGCCGTCATTTATCACCACGTTGCCATATAGTGGCGTTATCTCGCCTTTAAATGGATCGTCGCCATCTCTTACAAACTCGCCTTCATCTATGCTGTTATACCACTGCCACTTTCGCTCCCAGTGATAGATACCGCCTTTGCTACGAAAGAGCGCATGATAGGAGTGCTCATCTTTTAGGTTAAAAAGTGGCTCGTATGGGGCAAATTTTGGGTCAAATTCGTGATCGTTTGCATAAACCATGCCAGAATTTGGCTCATAAAGATAGTGAATGCGCCATATCTCGCCGATATCACGCATTTGCGGGCTAAATTTGATCCCTAGTTTTGTGCTGTCATAATAGACATTTTCTCCGTCAGTCGTAAAATGCACGCTCTTTCTGCCAGATGCCTGCTCGATGTATCGCATTTTGCTCGCATTTGCGCCCTCTAGCTCTTTGCCCTCATGATAGACCTTTACTCCGTCGCTTGCATAGCCAAAGCCCAAGATCGCAGCTAAATTAGCGTTATCAACCTGTCTAAATTTATAGATATGAGTTTGCGCTTTAGGGGTATTAAACATTTTATGTGAGACGATATCCCAAAACTCTTTAAATGCAGATATTTCGAGGTTCGTCTCGCTTACGCTATCGCAAAAATATGTTATCTTGCCATCACCAAAGTAGCCATTGCCAAGCGCTCTAATGCCATTTGGATCAAGCCCACTCATCACGAGATTGCCACAATATACCGCCTCATCACTAGCGCCAACGTTTCTGTTGTCGTATTTGCCGGTGTCAATGTATCTAAATTTGCTGACCCTCACGCCTATTAGCTCAAATTTACCGCCGCTTGGCACCATGGCATAGACCTTGTCATCTTTGACGTAAAAAAAGCTATTATTTAACTCTTTACTATCACCAATGTCGTCATCTAAAATAGTAGCTAACCCAAAGATAAAAAAATAGATAGCAAAAAATATCACAACTATGGCAAGTAATGTGGTGATTAGCGGATGTTTTTTTAGCATTTTAGCCTCGTTTCAAACAAATTTAGCGACCTCATCATGGCGCAAAAACCTTTCATACATTTAAATTTCAAAGTACCTATCCAAATATAAAATATCTAAAAATTAAAAACCTAAAATATGCGGATTTACCCATCCAAAATAGAAAACAAGTGGCTGCTAATGTAATAATAAGCCTAATAATATTAAATTCCAACATAACCCCATAATAAATAAAGACTGACGCAATAAAGCATAAATAAAAATAACTAAGCATGAAGATCAAATTTTTAATCCTTGCAAAAAGTCCTGACTCTTCGCTGCTTTTTGCGATTAGCCTAATGGTCTCTATCTTATTTAAAAATCCAACCCTCTTATATTTTATATCGACTAGATCGCCTACTTCATATTTTTATATCTCTGGTGAAAACACCCCGCTAAATCTCTCTTTACCTATCAAAAGGCTCATACTTGTGGCTAAATTTTGCCTAACAACTCTTCTATTTAGCGCGCTTATCCTACCGATCTTTTTCAAGCTACTCGAGCTCCTCGGCGATCTCTAGCACTTCAAAATACTCATTTTCTAGGCTTTCAAGCTCGGCTTTTACCTTTTTTAGCTCTTCATAAAGCTTAGCAAGACCCACTTCTTGATAAATTTTAGGATCACTAAGCCCCTCGTTTAGCTCGGCTACCCTTGCTTCAAGGGTTGAAATTTTATCTGGATATGTGTTTAAAATTTGCGTTTGTTTATAACTTAGTTTTACGCCAGATTTACTCTTTTGTTTGGTTTCATTTTGGCTATTTGAGAGCTCTTTTTCAAATTTATCAAGCTCTTTCATCTCATCTTCAAGCTCCAAATAGACGCTATACTCTTCGTGCAAGACATTTATCTTCGTGCCCTCAAACGCCCAAAGCTTATTTGCCATCTTATCGACAAAATACCTATCGTGGCTAACGAGTAAGATAGCCCCCTCAAAGCTTTGCAAGTAGTCTTCTAAGATGTTTATAGTTGCGATATCAAGGTCGTTTGTTGGCTCGTCTAGCACCAGCACGTCGTAGGTTTTTGTAAAAAGAAGTGCAATCGCCACGCGGTTTTTCTCACCACCACTTAAAACGCCTATCTTTTTATCTAAAAATTCCTTTGGGAATAGAAAATTTTTAAGATAGCCATAAACATGCATATTTCGCCCACGAACCAGCACGTGATCGCCGCCATTTGGGCAAAATGTCTCGATAAGGCTTTTATCATCATCAAGGACATTTCTAGCTTGATCAAAGTAGCCGATGCTCACCTCGCCTCTTTTTATCTCGCCGCTACTTTGCTTTTCAAGTCCTAGCAAAATTTTAAGTAGCGTGCTCTTTCCACTGCCGTTTCGCCCCACAATGGCGATCCTCTCGCCTTGCAAAACTCTTGCGTCAAATTTCTCAAAAAGCACCTTGCCATCTATGCTTTTGCTTAAATTTTTAAACTCAAAGAGCATTTTTTTACGGTTTTGGCTTTGCGTTTGGTTGAAATTTTTACTTGCACGCTCCAGCTCAAGCCTCACGCGCCTTATCACACCTGGATTTTTCTTAGCCTCCTCGCGCATAGCAAGCACCCGCTCTTTTCTACCCTCATTTCGCTTTAGCCTAGCTTTTACGCCGCGCCTTAGCCACTCTTCTTCTGCCTTTAGCTGTTTTAGCAGCGTCTCATGCGACTTTGCAAGGCTTGCTAAAATCTCCTCTTTTTTGGTTAGATAGTTTGCATATCCGCCCTCGAAATTTTTTAAGCCCGTATCCTCGACCTCAACGCACCTAGTTGCCAGTGCATCGATAAAATACCTATCGTGGCTAATAAAAACTATGCTTTGATTTGAGCTTTTAAGCATATCTTCAAGAAATTTGACCATGTAAACATCAAGGTGGTTTGTCGGCTCATCAAGCAGCAAGACATCTGGCTTTTTAAGAATGAGTGCACCCAGTGCCACGCGTCTGATCTCGCCACCACTTAGCGAGCAAATGGGTCTATTTTCATACTCTTTTAGCTTAAATTCTTGCAAAATTCGCTCGATCTTGTACTCGATATTCCAGCCATCCTTTGCCTCTATAAATTTTAAAAGCCTCTCTTGCTCTTTTAAAATTTCTTTGTTCTCTGGATCATTTGCTAGTAAAACGCCGCTCTTTTCATATTCGCTTATCGCGTCAAATATCTCTTTTAGCTCGTTATTTAGTGCCTGCCTTACGGTAAAAGTTGCGTTAAAATTTGGAGTTTGAGCTAGCATCTCGACGCTTATTAAGTTTTGCACTATGCGTCTGCCACTATCTACTGCTATCTCGCCGGAGATGATCTTCATTAGCGTGCTTTTACCGCTGCCATTTTTACCGATGATCGCTATCTTTTCATTTTCATTTATACTAAAATTTACAGCGTTTAAAATCTCATTTGCGCCAAATTTTTTACTTACGTCTATCAGGTCGATTAATGCCATTTTTCTCTCATTTTTTAAATTTCTCGCGATTATATCAAAAGGGAGCTAAAACCTAATTTTGGCTATAATCGCCAAAATTTTTAAAATAATTAAGGAAAATTTAATGAACTTATCTATGAGAAAACTCGTAGTTCCGATATTTTTGGATATGTTTTTACACTTCATTACGCTTATTATCAACACCTACATGGTAACAAAAGTGAGTGTGCATCTAGTTGGTGCCATGGGTGCTGGCAATCAAGTGATGGATCTTTTTATGACTATTTTTAACTTCCTAAGCATTGGCTGTTCAGTCGTCGTCGCCCAAGCGCTGGGAGCTAAAAAGAACGATCTTGCTTCAAACGTCATACACGCAAGTATCACGTCAAATACGCTCTTTGGTATCTTCTCAGCTATCGTTATCTACGTCTTTGGCTACAACATATTAAATTTACTAAACGTGCCAAAAGAGCTTATAAATGATAGCTTCTCATATCTTCATATCCTTGGCTTTGCACTGCTTTTTGATGGCATCGGTATGGTGCTAGCTGCGGTGCTTCGTGTTTATAACCTAGCAACTGCTGTTATGCTAACTTCGGTTTTGATGAACGTAATTACGATTTTAGGCAATGCTATCTCCCTTTTTGGCTGGTTCAATCTACCAAATTTAGGACTACAAGGAGTTGCTATCTCGACACTTATTGGCAGACTAGTGGGCATTTTTGTGCTAGCTTATATGCTAAGTCAAAAGGCAAAAGTTAAAATTTATTTTAAAAAGCTACTTGTCGTGCCATTTGAAATTTTAAAGAAAATTCTCTCAATCGGCCTTCCAAGCGCAGGCGAAAATTTACTCTGGATGGCACAATACATGGTCGCTTTTGGCTTTGTGGCAAGCATGGGCGAGGCTAGCCTAAGCGTGCAGACTATTTACTTTCAGATTACGCTTCTTATCTTGCTTTGTGGAGCGAGTATCAGCGTGGCAAATGAGGTCATTGTAGGACATTTAGTTGGAGCAAGCGAGTTTAACGAGGCTTATACAAGGACATTTAGAGCACTAAGACTTGGAGTTTTTATAACACTAGTAGTCGTGCTTATAGCTTATGCACTAAAGCATCAAATCATGGACGCACTAAATTTAAATGAAAATTTACGTGCGATTATGCTACCACTTTTTACACTTTCGATATTTCTTGAAGCGGGCAGAACCTTTAACATTGTCATCGTAAATGCCCTTCGTGCAAGCGGCGACGCAAAATTTCCTCTTGCGACTGGCCTTATCTTCATGTGGGGGCTTTCACTGCCACTTGGATATTTTTTAGGTATCTATCTTGGTTGGGGGGTTATCGGCGTTTGGATAGGGTTTTGTGCTGATGAATGGCTAAGAGGCCTTGCAAATACGTGGCGTTGGAGAAGCAAAAAATGGCAAGAAAAACGCCTAGTTTAAAGCAAAAGAGCATAAATTTAGACTTTTATGGGCTAAGCGTTTTAATAAATTTTAAAACAAATGTAAAATCCATGCGTCTAAGAGTTGGCAATGACGCTAAAATCACGCTATCTATGCCATTTTACAGCACACAAAAGATGGCTCTTAGCTTTCTTGAGATGCATAAAATTTGGCTTGAAAATACTTACAAAAAAGCTCTTGCAAATTTACCAAAAGATGATGAAATGAAATTTCTTGGAGAAATTTACAAGATCAAATTTGATGAAAGCATAAAACAGCCATTTTTTGAAGACAAATTTATTATAACGCCAAATTTAAAGGCACTTGAACACTTTATAAAAACAAAGACAAAAGAGATATTTTTAGAGCTCATAAGCCATTTTGAGCCTTTTATTGATAGGCCGATTAACCGTATCGTCATACGAAATAGCAAAACTCGCTGGGGTAGCTGCAATCATAAAAAAGGCTATATAAACTTAAGTCTAAGGCTCATCGAAAAGCCCATCTCTGCCGTGAGCTACGTCGTTCTTCACGAGCTAACACACCTGCTCTATCCACATCATCAAAAAAGTTTTTACGATTTTATAGAAAAAATCATGCCTGATTATAGAAAGCAAGAGCAAATTTTAAAAGCGTAATTTATTTTCATCAAGTAAGTGTAAAAATTAATATGCTAAAATCGCATGTTAATTCACAAAAAGGAAATTTCAATGAAAAAAATGATTTTTATCTCAATCTTAGCCACTTGTGCTTTTTCAGGTAACTTTGAAGATGGCCTAAAGGCATATGGGAGCTCAAATTTTAAAGAAGCTTTGGCTAAATTTGAAGCAGGATGTTTGGCAAATGATGTAAAATCTTGCGTAAAAGTTGGAGCGATTTACCAACTAGGAAAAACAGCTCTACCTAATCCAAGCAAGGCCTTAGAGTACTATAACAAAGCTTGCGAAGCTGGTGAGGTTGAAGGTTGCTCGGCAGCTGGTGGACTTTATCTAAATACTGAGCCACAAAAAGCAAGAGAACTTTTTAATAAAGCTTGTGAGAAGAATGATGGATATTCTTGCGAGATGGTAGGTTCTATCTTGATAGAGGCTAAAGAATTTAAAAAAGCTTATGAATTTTTAGTAAAAGGCTGCGAATTAGGCGATAAGATGTCTTGCGAATTTGCAGGCGATCTAAGGCGCTCAAAACAACTATAATTTTTAGGCTTAAGAGCCTAAAAATTTCTTAAAACAAAAAAATCCAAAAAACACTTATTTTAAATAGAAATTACTCAAAGTATAAAGGTAGTCTAAAAATTTATATTAGAAATTTAGGCAAGAGTACTCTTGCCTAAGATTAGATTATTTTTATTTGATCAAGTGGTTTATCTTTAATGCCCCATTGAGTCATAAAAACAAATCCATAAAGTACAGCAGCTACGATATAAGCAGTGTATTCGTTTGGTATAAGATTAAATTTTGCACATATATTTGGTACAAGAGCTAGTGGCACAACAGGGATCAAAAGAATACGTTCCCAAATTCTAAGCTTTGTAACATAGTAACCTTGAAGTAAGCTTGAAAAAGCAAACATTCCCACGATCGCCATACCAAAGACAAGTAAAATTTCAAGTGGATTGCTCATCCAGACTATTCCTTTTGAATCAAGCGGGTCGCCCTCATTTACGCTTTCTATTAGCATAAGTTTGTTGTTAAAGAAAAATGCAAATGGCAAGATCGCCGTTCTTAGATCATAAAAGAATCCTTGAACACCAACGGTTATAGGATTTGCTTTGGCGATACCAGCTGCTGCATAAGCTGCGATACCAACTGGTGGCGTGTCATCAGCTAAAATTCCAAAGTAAAAGACAAAAAGATGCACAGCAATGGCTGGAATTAAAAAGCCATTTTTGTGCGCCAAAAATAAAATAACAGGTGCCACAAGGCTTGAAACTACGATGTAGTTTGCTGTTGTTGGAAGGCCCATTCCTAGTATAAGTGACATCATCGCAGTAAGAAGCAATATCATAACTATATTATCACCAGCAAGTAACTCAACTAAATCTGAAAGTACTTGGCCAAGGCCAGTTAAAGAGATAGAGCCCACGATAATACCTGCAAGTGCGGTTGCAATGGCGATCGTTGTCATACTTTTTGCGGCTGCAACCATCGCCCAAAATATATCTTCAAAGCCTATTAACACATCATTTATTCCAACTTTTTCGCCAATTGCTAGTTTTTTAACCGGCTCTTGAAAGATCATTATTAAAAATAAAAATCCAATAGCATTAAATGCTGCAGCGATGGCTGACTCTTTTGCGATTAATAGCGTATAAAGCAAAATCAAAATCGGAGTTATATAGTGAAGTCCACTTACAAAAATTTTAAATCTTGAGTGAAATTCGCTTTGATTTATACCTTTTAAGCCAAGCTTCACACTCTCTAAATGAACAATAAAAAATAGTGACAAATAGCAAGCAAAAGCTGGAATTACCGCTGCCATCATAACATTTGTATATGTCATGCCCAAAAACTCAGCGATGATAAAGGCAGCTGCGCCCATGATCGGAGGCATAAGCTGTCCATTTACGCCAGCAGCAACCTCGATGGCTCCAGCTTTTGTGCGTGAAAGACCGGCTTTTTTCATAAGTGGTATGGTAAATGTACCAACTGTTACGACGTTTGCTGTTGAGCTACCTGAGACCATGCCAGTTAGGCCACTTGCGATGACTGAAGCCTTAGCTGGGCCGCCTCTATATTTGCCAAGAAGTGAGAAGGCTAAATTTATGAAGTATTGTCCAGCACCTGCTCGCTCTAACAATGAACCAAAAAGAACAAAAAGGTAGATAAAACTAACACTAACTCCAATAGGCACACCAAAGATGCCCTCAGTCGTCAAAAACATATGGCCTGCGATCTTTTCAAAGCTGGCACCCTGATGAGCGATGATGTCTGGCATATAAGGACCAAAGTGATCATATATCAAAAATAATATACAAATAATTGGAAGTGCTGGCCCCATGACACGCCTGCCAGCCTCAAGCAAGACAATGATCGCCAAAAATGATATGACGATATCTTGCGTGATGTAGTCCCCTGTCCTATCAGCTAGTTCATAAAAATAAACCGCTGGATAAAGTACGGCAACAACGCCTACCACACAAAAGACCAGATCGTAAAATGGCAAACTAGAATGTGCCTTTTTATGAAAAGTGACTGGATAAAGCAAAAATACAAGCCCAACCGCAAAGGCTAAGTGTATTGAGCGCGAAATATTTGTATTAAGCGGAAAATAAGCTATATAAAGCTGAAAAACTGACCAAGAAAAGCATACAATCGCAATAAAATAGTTGTAAAAATTGCTATTTATCTCCCTTGTTTTTACCTCGACAAATTGTTCTTCGTTGTCTTTGACTTCGTTCATCTCTCTCCTTTAAAATTTAAATATATAAATTTAAAAGAATTTGCATATTTAAATTTTATCCAGAGGCAAAAGCCCCTGGAAATGGATTATTTTAAAATACCAGCCTCTTTAAATGCAGCTTCTGCAGCTGGGTGAAGCGGAGCTGAAAGACCTTGAACAAGATCTTCTTTATTTACTGATTTTAGCGCTGGGTGAAGAGTTTTATACTCATCAAAGTTGTCTAAAATAGCTTTTATCACAGCCTTTACAGCCTCATCTTTTGTATCTTTATTAGTTACCAAAACAGCTTTTACACCGATAGTATTTACGTCGTGATCAACGCCATCATATGAACCTTTTGGTATCACACCTTTTGCGAAGTATGGCTTATCTGCAAGAAGTTTGTCGATCTCGCTACCTTCGATATTTAGGATATCAATAGGCAAAGATGTCGCAGCGTCAGTGATGTTTGCAGTTGGGTGGCCGACAACAAAGCTATATCCGTCTATCTTTTTATCTTTTAGTGCGTGTGGGCATTCGCCAACTGTTAAAACGCCGCGATATCCTAGTTTTGAAACATCAAAGCCTTTTGCTTTAAAGACTTCAAGCGTGCTCACTTCGTTGCCACTGCCTGGGTTTCCGACGTTGTATTTTTTGCCTGCAAATGAAGCAATATCACTTGTTAGACCGCTATCTTTTGCTACAACAAATGCAAGAAGCTCTGGATAGATCGCTACTACTGAGCGTAAATTTTCATCTTTTGCTCCGTCAAATTTGCCAGTGCCGTTAAATTTATCATAAACGACATCACTTTGAACAAAGCCAAATGTAAGCTCTTTTTTGAGGACGTTATTTACGTTATAAACTGAGCCGCCAGTTGATTGAACAGAGCATTTTACATCGGTGTTTTTGTTTGCCAAGCGGCAGATCGCTCCACCTATCGGATAGTACGTGCCTGTCATGCCGCCAGTGCCGATACTGATAAATTCTTTTGCTGAAAGTGTTGTTGCTAAAAGCAAGCCAGCAAGTGCCAAAGAAGTAGTTTTCATCTAAGATCCTTTCAAGAAATTTAAGGCTATTTTATTCTATAAATTTAGCTTTTTACCTTATTTAATATGATATTTTTATGCCGTTTTGGTAAAGTTGCAACCATTCTACACAATCAAGACTTAAAAAAATATTTTCTTAAGATTAAATTTATATTTCTTTATTAGTCAAAATAAATTTGATAAACCGGCTATTTAAATATCATTTTTTATTGTATAATCCATCGCAGTTCTAAGTTTTAGAAAAACTGTTGCAAATTTACAACATAACCAATAGCTTTTACAAATGTTAACAACAATCAAATTTTGGAGGTTTTTATGAAAAAATCACTTATGTTGGCTGCTTCTATGCTGCTTTTATCTTTAAATTTCGCTTCAGGTGCGGACGAAAAAACGCAAGTTAGCTTTAGTGGCTCATCTACGCTAGCTCCAGTCATCGCTAAAATTTCAACTGATTTTATCGAAAAATACGAGACTTGGGATAAAGTAGATAGCGCATTGCCAAACAAAAATATTACTATTTTTGTCTCAGCTGGCGGCTCTGGTGCTGGTGTAAAAGCTGTGCTTGATCATGTCGCTGACTTTGGCATGCTAGCTCGCGACGTAAAAGATAGCGAAAAAGCAAAGATCAAAGACATGAAAGCCTATACGCTTGGCATAGACGCACTTTGCGTGGCTGTAAACCCAGAAAATGAGGTGATAAAGCTAAAGGGCGGAAATTTGAGTAAAGATGAGATTATCAAAATTTTCTCAGGCGAGTACAAAAAGTGGATCGATCTTGACA from Campylobacter concisus includes the following:
- the abc-f gene encoding ribosomal protection-like ABC-F family protein, producing the protein MALIDLIDVSKKFGANEILNAVNFSINENEKIAIIGKNGSGKSTLMKIISGEIAVDSGRRIVQNLISVEMLAQTPNFNATFTVRQALNNELKEIFDAISEYEKSGVLLANDPENKEILKEQERLLKFIEAKDGWNIEYKIERILQEFKLKEYENRPICSLSGGEIRRVALGALILKKPDVLLLDEPTNHLDVYMVKFLEDMLKSSNQSIVFISHDRYFIDALATRCVEVEDTGLKNFEGGYANYLTKKEEILASLAKSHETLLKQLKAEEEWLRRGVKARLKRNEGRKERVLAMREEAKKNPGVIRRVRLELERASKNFNQTQSQNRKKMLFEFKNLSKSIDGKVLFEKFDARVLQGERIAIVGRNGSGKSTLLKILLGLEKQSSGEIKRGEVSIGYFDQARNVLDDDKSLIETFCPNGGDHVLVRGRNMHVYGYLKNFLFPKEFLDKKIGVLSGGEKNRVAIALLFTKTYDVLVLDEPTNDLDIATINILEDYLQSFEGAILLVSHDRYFVDKMANKLWAFEGTKINVLHEEYSVYLELEDEMKELDKFEKELSNSQNETKQKSKSGVKLSYKQTQILNTYPDKISTLEARVAELNEGLSDPKIYQEVGLAKLYEELKKVKAELESLENEYFEVLEIAEELE
- a CDS encoding MATE family efflux transporter, which encodes MNLSMRKLVVPIFLDMFLHFITLIINTYMVTKVSVHLVGAMGAGNQVMDLFMTIFNFLSIGCSVVVAQALGAKKNDLASNVIHASITSNTLFGIFSAIVIYVFGYNILNLLNVPKELINDSFSYLHILGFALLFDGIGMVLAAVLRVYNLATAVMLTSVLMNVITILGNAISLFGWFNLPNLGLQGVAISTLIGRLVGIFVLAYMLSQKAKVKIYFKKLLVVPFEILKKILSIGLPSAGENLLWMAQYMVAFGFVASMGEASLSVQTIYFQITLLILLCGASISVANEVIVGHLVGASEFNEAYTRTFRALRLGVFITLVVVLIAYALKHQIMDALNLNENLRAIMLPLFTLSIFLEAGRTFNIVIVNALRASGDAKFPLATGLIFMWGLSLPLGYFLGIYLGWGVIGVWIGFCADEWLRGLANTWRWRSKKWQEKRLV
- a CDS encoding TAXI family TRAP transporter solute-binding subunit, producing the protein MKTTSLALAGLLLATTLSAKEFISIGTGGMTGTYYPIGGAICRLANKNTDVKCSVQSTGGSVYNVNNVLKKELTFGFVQSDVVYDKFNGTGKFDGAKDENLRSVVAIYPELLAFVVAKDSGLTSDIASFAGKKYNVGNPGSGNEVSTLEVFKAKGFDVSKLGYRGVLTVGECPHALKDKKIDGYSFVVGHPTANITDAATSLPIDILNIEGSEIDKLLADKPYFAKGVIPKGSYDGVDHDVNTIGVKAVLVTNKDTKDEAVKAVIKAILDNFDEYKTLHPALKSVNKEDLVQGLSAPLHPAAEAAFKEAGILK
- a CDS encoding M48 family metallopeptidase, whose amino-acid sequence is MARKTPSLKQKSINLDFYGLSVLINFKTNVKSMRLRVGNDAKITLSMPFYSTQKMALSFLEMHKIWLENTYKKALANLPKDDEMKFLGEIYKIKFDESIKQPFFEDKFIITPNLKALEHFIKTKTKEIFLELISHFEPFIDRPINRIVIRNSKTRWGSCNHKKGYINLSLRLIEKPISAVSYVVLHELTHLLYPHHQKSFYDFIEKIMPDYRKQEQILKA
- a CDS encoding phosphate ABC transporter substrate-binding protein, which codes for MKKSLMLAASMLLLSLNFASGADEKTQVSFSGSSTLAPVIAKISTDFIEKYETWDKVDSALPNKNITIFVSAGGSGAGVKAVLDHVADFGMLARDVKDSEKAKIKDMKAYTLGIDALCVAVNPENEVIKLKGGNLSKDEIIKIFSGEYKKWIDLDKSLPNDEIVVVTRDLGGGAHEVFQKKIMKDIKVSKNVIQSPSMGALVSKIIENKNAIGYASFGITNQNKGKLIPLNVDGVEPTVKNIVDGKYYISRPLIIVKSGDLSKSEQIFVDVLNSAEGQKTIEKMGFIPVK
- a CDS encoding TRAP transporter permease — its product is MNEVKDNEEQFVEVKTREINSNFYNYFIAIVCFSWSVFQLYIAYFPLNTNISRSIHLAFAVGLVFLLYPVTFHKKAHSSLPFYDLVFCVVGVVAVLYPAVYFYELADRTGDYITQDIVISFLAIIVLLEAGRRVMGPALPIICILFLIYDHFGPYMPDIIAHQGASFEKIAGHMFLTTEGIFGVPIGVSVSFIYLFVLFGSLLERAGAGQYFINLAFSLLGKYRGGPAKASVIASGLTGMVSGSSTANVVTVGTFTIPLMKKAGLSRTKAGAIEVAAGVNGQLMPPIMGAAAFIIAEFLGMTYTNVMMAAVIPAFACYLSLFFIVHLESVKLGLKGINQSEFHSRFKIFVSGLHYITPILILLYTLLIAKESAIAAAFNAIGFLFLIMIFQEPVKKLAIGEKVGINDVLIGFEDIFWAMVAAAKSMTTIAIATALAGIIVGSISLTGLGQVLSDLVELLAGDNIVMILLLTAMMSLILGMGLPTTANYIVVSSLVAPVILFLAHKNGFLIPAIAVHLFVFYFGILADDTPPVGIAAYAAAGIAKANPITVGVQGFFYDLRTAILPFAFFFNNKLMLIESVNEGDPLDSKGIVWMSNPLEILLVFGMAIVGMFAFSSLLQGYYVTKLRIWERILLIPVVPLALVPNICAKFNLIPNEYTAYIVAAVLYGFVFMTQWGIKDKPLDQIKII
- a CDS encoding tetratricopeptide repeat protein, whose amino-acid sequence is MKKMIFISILATCAFSGNFEDGLKAYGSSNFKEALAKFEAGCLANDVKSCVKVGAIYQLGKTALPNPSKALEYYNKACEAGEVEGCSAAGGLYLNTEPQKARELFNKACEKNDGYSCEMVGSILIEAKEFKKAYEFLVKGCELGDKMSCEFAGDLRRSKQL
- a CDS encoding DKNYY domain-containing protein, with protein sequence MLKKHPLITTLLAIVVIFFAIYFFIFGLATILDDDIGDSKELNNSFFYVKDDKVYAMVPSGGKFELIGVRVSKFRYIDTGKYDNRNVGASDEAVYCGNLVMSGLDPNGIRALGNGYFGDGKITYFCDSVSETNLEISAFKEFWDIVSHKMFNTPKAQTHIYKFRQVDNANLAAILGFGYASDGVKVYHEGKELEGANASKMRYIEQASGRKSVHFTTDGENVYYDSTKLGIKFSPQMRDIGEIWRIHYLYEPNSGMVYANDHEFDPKFAPYEPLFNLKDEHSYHALFRSKGGIYHWERKWQWYNSIDEGEFVRDGDDPFKGEITPLYGNVVINDGKTYFLKTYEIWHNTKNDHSLSSRHTSIVRLDTKEQWRKIGLVRNDGYGAVYANGDKTYYFDNVGYGWYFNSSIYDINDLGVVEILTRPYGPNVKNLKLDEIVKMVDQGAMVPAEGEVVIDAISDFDDYSQKYAYWIFLAIAFIVSVVGAIFKNKKQKSGLKKRVDDYR